Proteins from one Streptomyces sp. NBC_00289 genomic window:
- a CDS encoding cupin domain-containing protein: MTDGLLLPPGGGRRIQTMTMKAGAEQSTTWSTFEAEVAPGFDVGAHLHHQAEEVFYVLAGELDLLAFHPTPQPTGDWRSWESETGAKVMRGGPGSFMFVPVGCPHAFSNPGAEPARMLFLVSPAGHETYLQELTDLLSASGPPDQAEIAALRLRHDIHQLTPLTSPAPT; this comes from the coding sequence ATGACCGATGGACTGCTGCTGCCGCCCGGTGGCGGCCGCCGGATCCAGACCATGACCATGAAGGCGGGTGCTGAACAGTCGACGACCTGGTCGACGTTCGAGGCCGAGGTCGCGCCGGGCTTCGATGTCGGAGCGCACCTGCACCACCAGGCCGAGGAGGTGTTCTACGTCCTCGCGGGCGAACTCGACCTCCTCGCCTTCCACCCCACCCCCCAGCCCACCGGCGACTGGCGCTCCTGGGAGTCCGAGACCGGCGCGAAGGTGATGCGGGGCGGTCCCGGGAGCTTCATGTTCGTACCCGTCGGATGCCCTCACGCATTCTCCAATCCCGGCGCCGAACCCGCCCGGATGCTCTTCCTCGTGTCCCCGGCCGGGCACGAGACCTACCTCCAGGAACTCACCGACCTTCTGAGCGCCTCGGGGCCGCCGGACCAAGCCGAGATCGCGGCCCTACGCCTCCGCCACGACATCCACCAACTCACCCCGCTCACTTCCCCAGCGCCGACATAG